A DNA window from Hemibagrus wyckioides isolate EC202008001 linkage group LG11, SWU_Hwy_1.0, whole genome shotgun sequence contains the following coding sequences:
- the LOC131362022 gene encoding polymeric immunoglobulin receptor-like, producing MKILLIFTLCLISDGGASKEVTGYSGGGVLIKCEYDATYTENIKYFCKGSGVSCPYLIKTEVKNEWVNSGRLSVFDDTKSAEFWVMIRELTVQDSGTYHCGVKTLLWTYTQVELKVKKDVVSARDVTAYAGTRSNIKCRYDNEYKREKKAFLKFETDQRSLHRIKTRPDSEWSHDGRFSIHDNRSAGFFSVFIRELNMEDTGSYGCAVILSDETEIYTVVKLNVTEDPSYEKSISKTVTVGEGLTISCKYPEFLASAPKFLCKRPKLAACSYNTTVSESKKEVKAGKVTLYDDRERQIFTVSFRNVMEQDSEEYWCGAEVNWKDDHGYKVYFTRIDLVVTGFPVSIVITVCLVLLVLLSGILFLVVILRKRCPETMTFRGGNEIYANDSNAFPLTGVPQSPYQLLDINTIQSDPDYESLMH from the exons ATGAAgatcctcctcatcttcacccTCTGTCTGATCTCAG ATGGAGGAGCCTCAAAGGAAGTAACAGGATATTCAGGAGGAGGAGTCCTTATCAAGTGTGAATATGATGCAACATACAcagaaaacataaaatatttctgtaaggGTTCAGGAGTAAGCTGTCCTTACCTAATCAAAACAGAAGTTAAAAACGAGTGGGTAAATTCAGGAAGattgtcagtgtttgatgacACCAAATCAGCAGAGTTCTGGGTGATGATCAGAGAGCTcactgtacaggacagtggGACGTACCACTGTGGAGTTAAGACTCTTTTATGGACTTATACACAGGTGGAACTGAAGGTGAAGAAAG ATGTCGTGAGCGCTAGAGACGTGACGGCATATGCAGGGACAAGAAGCAACATCAAGTGCAGATATGACAATGAGTACAAACGCGAAAAAAAAGCTTTCTTGAAGTTCGAGACCGATCAGAGGAGTTTACATCGAATAAAAACACGACCAGACAGTGAATGGTCACATGATGGCAGATTCTCAATTCATGACAACAGAAGTGCAGGATtcttcagtgtgtttatcagagagCTGAATATGGAGGACACTGGATCATACGGGTGCGCCGTCATTTTGTCGGATGAAACGGAGATCTACACTGTAGTGAAGCTGAATGTAACAGAAG ATCCATCTTATGAGAAATCCATCAGTAAGACTGTCACTGTCGGCGAAGGTTTGACCATCAGCTGCAAATACCCAGAATTCCTAGCAAGCGCCCCAAAGTTTCTCTGCAAGAGGCCTAAATTGGCTGCATGTTCATATAACACAACCGTTtcagaaagtaagaaagaggTAAAGGCTGGGAAAGTCACCCTGTATGATGACCGAGAGAGACAAATCTTCACTGTGAGTTTTAGAAATGTAATGGAGCAGGATTCTGAGGAATACTGGTGTGGAGCTGAAGTCAACTGGAAAGATGATCACGGATACAAGGTTTATTTCACACGGATCGACCTGGTAGTAACCG GATTTCCAGTTTCCATTGTGATCACTGTGTGTTTAGTTCTCCTTGTGCTTCTGAGTGGAATCTTGTTCCTTGTTGTGATTCTCCGAAAGAGAT GCCCAGAAACAATGACTTTCAGGGGG GGAAAtgaaatttatgcaaatgaCTCGAATGCGTTTCCTCTCACTGGTGTACCGCAGTCTCCCTACCAGCTTCTGGACATAAACACCATCCAATCAGATCCAGACTACGAGAGTCTCATGCATTAA